A window from Luteibacter flocculans encodes these proteins:
- a CDS encoding VOC family protein, whose translation MPSLGAITFLVHDYDEAIRFFVEALGFDLVEDSPQGGDKRWVTVAPHGSRGTCLLLARAVTDEQRAHVGKQGGGRVFLFLHTEDFAADRARMLAHGVRFREEPRHEPYGTVVVFEDLYGNAWDLIQPRDAAPAVH comes from the coding sequence ATGCCCTCACTCGGCGCGATCACCTTTCTTGTCCACGACTACGATGAAGCGATTCGATTCTTCGTCGAAGCACTCGGGTTCGACCTTGTGGAAGACTCGCCGCAAGGCGGCGACAAGCGCTGGGTGACCGTGGCGCCGCACGGCTCGCGAGGTACGTGCCTGCTCTTGGCACGCGCGGTAACGGACGAGCAGCGCGCACACGTCGGCAAGCAGGGCGGTGGGCGTGTGTTCCTTTTTCTCCACACGGAAGACTTCGCCGCGGACCGCGCTCGCATGCTGGCGCACGGCGTTCGCTTTCGCGAAGAGCCACGCCACGAACCCTACGGCACAGTGGTCGTGTTCGAGGATCTCTATGGCAATGCCTGGGATCTGATCCAACCGCGCGACGCCGCGCCAGCCGTGCACTGA
- the crp gene encoding cAMP-activated global transcriptional regulator CRP — MLQQAFERSQAPSSFAPDPASMGRFLDACHRRRYPGKTAIIRPGDPANTLYYVVEGSLAVCTEDEEGRELILAYINRGQFIGEMGLFVEQAQRESLVRTRTAVEMAEISYERLFQLLEGPLAAECPKLLFAIGSQLTHRLLRTSRQVSRMAFMDVTNRVSRTLLDLCQEPDAMTHPDGTQIRISRQEVSRIVGCSREMVGRVLKQLEEERMIDVSGKTIVVRGTR, encoded by the coding sequence ATGTTGCAACAGGCATTCGAACGGTCCCAGGCTCCGTCGAGCTTCGCACCGGACCCGGCCTCGATGGGCCGCTTCCTCGATGCCTGCCACCGCCGTCGCTATCCGGGGAAGACGGCGATCATCCGGCCGGGCGACCCGGCCAATACGCTCTATTACGTGGTCGAGGGCTCACTGGCCGTCTGCACGGAGGACGAAGAGGGACGTGAGCTGATCCTGGCCTACATCAACCGGGGCCAGTTCATCGGCGAAATGGGGCTTTTCGTGGAGCAGGCCCAGCGCGAATCGCTGGTGCGCACGCGCACGGCGGTCGAAATGGCGGAAATCAGCTACGAGCGTCTTTTCCAGCTGCTGGAAGGCCCGCTCGCAGCCGAGTGCCCCAAGCTGCTCTTCGCTATCGGGTCGCAACTCACCCATCGACTCCTGCGTACCTCGCGGCAGGTCAGCCGCATGGCGTTCATGGACGTGACGAACCGGGTCTCGCGCACCCTGCTCGATCTCTGCCAGGAACCGGACGCCATGACCCACCCGGACGGTACGCAGATCCGCATTTCCCGCCAGGAAGTGAGCCGGATCGTGGGCTGCTCGCGCGAAATGGTCGGCCGCGTGCTCAAGCAGTTGGAGGAAGAGCGCATGATCGACGTCTCCGGCAAGACCATCGTGGTGCGCGGCACCCGCTGA
- a CDS encoding aldo/keto reductase: MEYRQLGRSGLKVPALSLGTGTFGGAGEFFERWGSTQVAEAKRIVDLCLEHGLTMFDTADIYSRGLAEEVLGEALKGRREHALIATKATFPMGDGPNEKGSSRYHLVRACEASLRRLQTDHIDLYFMHGFDALTPVEETLRALDDLISSGKIGYIGASNFSGWQLMKSLAVSERYGLGRYVAYQGYYSLIGRDYEWELMPLALDQGVGTMVWSALGWGRLTGKIRRGKPADAGRIASGGAVGGPPVDDEKLYDIVDVLDEIAQARGKSIAQVALNWVLSRPSVSNVVIGARDETQLLQNLGAVGWTLTSEEVGRLDAASQTTPIYPYWHQKGFDERNPKPTTW, encoded by the coding sequence ATGGAATATCGTCAACTCGGCCGCTCCGGCCTCAAAGTGCCCGCTCTCAGTCTCGGTACCGGCACGTTCGGTGGTGCAGGCGAATTCTTCGAACGCTGGGGTTCCACCCAGGTCGCCGAAGCGAAGCGCATCGTCGATCTGTGCCTGGAACACGGGCTCACCATGTTCGACACCGCGGACATCTATTCGCGCGGGCTTGCCGAAGAGGTGCTCGGTGAAGCACTTAAAGGGCGACGCGAGCATGCATTGATTGCGACGAAGGCCACCTTTCCCATGGGCGATGGTCCCAACGAAAAAGGCTCGTCACGCTATCACCTGGTCCGGGCCTGCGAAGCGAGCCTGCGTCGCCTGCAGACGGATCACATCGATCTGTACTTCATGCATGGCTTCGATGCGCTAACGCCCGTGGAAGAGACCCTGCGGGCGCTCGATGACCTCATCTCGAGCGGCAAGATCGGCTATATCGGCGCCTCCAATTTCTCCGGCTGGCAGCTCATGAAATCGCTGGCCGTATCGGAGCGCTACGGACTGGGGCGCTACGTGGCATACCAGGGCTATTACTCGCTGATTGGCCGCGATTACGAATGGGAACTCATGCCCCTGGCGCTCGACCAGGGCGTGGGAACCATGGTCTGGAGCGCCCTCGGCTGGGGCCGCCTGACAGGCAAGATCCGCCGCGGAAAGCCGGCCGATGCGGGCCGGATCGCCTCCGGCGGTGCCGTGGGTGGGCCGCCGGTTGACGACGAGAAGCTGTACGACATCGTGGACGTGCTCGACGAGATCGCCCAGGCGCGCGGCAAGTCCATCGCCCAGGTCGCGTTGAACTGGGTGCTCAGCCGCCCCTCGGTATCGAACGTGGTGATCGGCGCACGCGATGAAACCCAATTGCTGCAGAACCTGGGCGCCGTGGGCTGGACGCTCACCAGCGAGGAGGTCGGCCGCCTGGACGCCGCCAGCCAGACCACGCCCATCTACCCCTACTGGCACCAGAAGGGCTTCGACGAGCGCAATCCGAAACCCACCACGTGGTGA
- the speD gene encoding adenosylmethionine decarboxylase gives MVKPLPRLRLQGFNNLTKALSFNIYDICYAVSEQQRQNYIEYIDEQYDADRLTQILTDVAEIIGANILNIARQDYDPQGASVTILISEEPVVEKLGRDTISGAVVAHMDKSHITVHTYPETHPHNGIATFRADIDVATCGVISPLKALNYLIDSFESDIVIADYRVRGFTRDVKGKKHFIDHKINSVQDYLAKHIRQKYEMFDVNVYQENIFHTKMHIKDFDLDTYLFEAQADDLSFKERQRIESLLRREIEELFHGRNLM, from the coding sequence GTGGTCAAACCGCTTCCCCGCCTTCGCCTGCAGGGTTTCAACAACCTCACCAAGGCGCTGAGCTTCAACATCTACGACATCTGCTATGCCGTTTCCGAACAGCAGCGGCAGAACTACATCGAATACATCGACGAGCAGTACGATGCCGACCGCCTGACGCAGATCCTCACGGACGTGGCGGAGATCATCGGTGCGAACATCCTGAATATCGCTCGTCAGGACTACGACCCGCAGGGTGCCTCGGTCACCATCCTCATTTCCGAGGAACCGGTGGTCGAGAAGCTCGGCCGCGACACCATTTCCGGTGCCGTCGTCGCGCACATGGATAAGAGCCACATCACGGTCCACACGTATCCGGAAACGCATCCGCATAACGGTATCGCGACCTTCCGTGCGGACATCGACGTGGCCACCTGCGGCGTGATCTCGCCGCTGAAGGCACTGAACTACCTGATCGACAGCTTCGAGTCGGACATCGTCATTGCCGATTACCGCGTGCGTGGCTTCACGCGTGACGTGAAGGGCAAGAAGCACTTCATCGATCACAAGATCAATTCGGTGCAGGACTACCTGGCAAAGCACATCCGCCAGAAGTACGAAATGTTCGACGTGAACGTGTATCAGGAAAACATCTTCCATACGAAGATGCACATCAAGGACTTCGACCTCGACACCTATCTGTTCGAGGCGCAGGCCGACGATCTCTCCTTCAAGGAGCGCCAGCGGATCGAATCGCTGCTCCGCCGGGAGATCGAGGAACTCTTCCACGGCCGCAATCTGATGTGA
- a CDS encoding haloacid dehalogenase-like hydrolase, with product MEQGIGTAGVDDTAADGRRVVLFDFDGVIVRHQTLELFFRERLAGIGRWRLLMALPVVPLVPLLIGSAGGNRFLGRLFLRVATFGRREATYRRLVTAFGRAYARRPGVFCRDAVAALRRHVDEGDRVIIVTGNDGHLVEAILDEVNLRGYELAASRTRGGPFGVHFVQHNVDGMKVRALEQAGIPRPWAIAYGDSLSDLPMLKAAEAAHLVNPTPKIAKKASRLLGDKLTVLHWF from the coding sequence ATGGAACAGGGGATCGGCACGGCGGGCGTCGACGACACCGCCGCGGACGGGCGACGCGTCGTCCTGTTCGACTTCGACGGGGTCATCGTCCGTCACCAGACGTTGGAGCTTTTCTTCCGTGAACGGCTCGCGGGCATCGGGCGTTGGCGCCTTCTGATGGCGCTTCCCGTGGTGCCGCTAGTGCCGTTGCTGATCGGCAGCGCTGGCGGCAATCGCTTTCTCGGCCGGCTTTTCCTCCGCGTTGCCACGTTCGGGCGGCGCGAGGCGACCTATCGTCGGCTCGTTACGGCCTTCGGCCGTGCCTACGCGCGTCGCCCGGGCGTGTTCTGCCGCGATGCGGTGGCCGCGTTGCGCAGGCATGTGGACGAGGGCGACCGCGTGATCATCGTGACGGGCAACGACGGCCACCTGGTTGAGGCGATCCTCGACGAGGTCAATCTCCGCGGGTATGAACTCGCGGCGTCGCGCACGCGTGGTGGTCCGTTCGGTGTGCATTTCGTGCAGCACAACGTCGACGGAATGAAAGTGCGCGCGCTGGAGCAAGCGGGCATTCCGCGGCCTTGGGCGATCGCCTACGGTGATTCGCTGTCGGACCTGCCGATGCTGAAGGCAGCGGAGGCAGCGCACCTCGTCAATCCCACGCCGAAGATCGCCAAGAAGGCCAGTAGGCTGTTGGGCGACAAGTTGACGGTGCTGCACTGGTTCTGA
- a CDS encoding sulfite exporter TauE/SafE family protein yields the protein MDWTQFLIFAGVGLLAQLVDGALGMAYGIVSNSVLLALGLPPAVASATVHTAEVFTTGVSGGAHALFGNVDWKAFRRLAIPGVVGGVLGAWFLANVPGDALKPFVYAYLLILGVVVLVRAAGRVVSHHRVRHKGILGFVAGLLDAIGGGGWGPIATSTLLARGGPVRQTIGTVNAAEFVVTVAISTTLIVHMGVQHWPIVLGLLSGGVVAAPVAAWLVKHLPPRYVMTAVGCLIVGISLYQLGAYLLRLRP from the coding sequence GTGGATTGGACCCAATTCCTCATATTCGCGGGCGTCGGGCTGCTTGCGCAGCTCGTCGACGGCGCGCTGGGCATGGCCTACGGCATCGTCTCGAATTCGGTGTTGCTGGCGCTTGGCCTGCCGCCGGCCGTGGCCAGCGCCACGGTCCACACGGCCGAGGTGTTCACCACCGGCGTCTCCGGCGGCGCCCACGCGCTGTTTGGCAACGTGGACTGGAAGGCCTTCCGGCGCCTGGCCATTCCGGGTGTGGTGGGTGGCGTGCTCGGCGCCTGGTTTCTAGCCAACGTGCCCGGCGACGCCCTGAAACCTTTCGTCTACGCGTATCTGCTGATTCTCGGCGTGGTGGTGCTCGTGCGCGCGGCAGGCCGGGTAGTGTCGCACCACCGCGTGCGCCACAAGGGCATCCTCGGGTTCGTCGCAGGACTGCTCGATGCCATCGGCGGCGGCGGGTGGGGACCGATCGCCACCTCCACGCTGCTCGCGCGCGGCGGCCCGGTGCGCCAGACCATCGGTACCGTCAACGCGGCCGAGTTCGTCGTCACCGTCGCGATCTCCACCACGCTCATCGTGCATATGGGAGTCCAGCATTGGCCCATCGTGCTGGGACTGCTCAGCGGTGGCGTCGTGGCGGCGCCCGTTGCCGCCTGGCTGGTGAAGCACCTGCCGCCGCGTTACGTGATGACCGCCGTGGGCTGTCTCATCGTCGGCATCAGCCTCTACCAGCTTGGCGCCTACCTGCTTCGCCTACGCCCGTAG
- a CDS encoding bifunctional helix-turn-helix transcriptional regulator/GNAT family N-acetyltransferase, whose protein sequence is MYLSSLRELALGSRLKALSDHFYQAVDEVYRACGAGIESRWFPVLRYLRDVGPTTVTDMALAIGQTHSAVSQLADRLVDAGMVVRQRDPHDGRRSVLALTEAGDRALGTLGPVWLAIRRGMAESLGPKGAALLDAIDGCEQALAERPLVPAILRQREALASVHVDIVPFEPALSEHFRRLNQQWLERHFRVEEVDRALFADPQGTIIAPGGAIFFARYADEIVGTCALIHEGEGVYELSKMGVDENYRGLGAGRKLLDAAIAEYRARGGRELFLESNSRLRRALAMYERAGFVRQPQVRPGSHYQRADVYMVFRGA, encoded by the coding sequence ATGTACCTCTCATCCCTGCGCGAGCTGGCGCTCGGCAGCCGCCTCAAGGCCCTGAGCGACCACTTCTATCAGGCCGTCGACGAGGTCTACCGCGCGTGCGGCGCCGGTATCGAGTCGCGTTGGTTTCCGGTGCTGCGCTACCTGCGCGACGTGGGGCCCACGACCGTCACCGACATGGCGCTCGCGATCGGCCAGACCCACTCGGCGGTGAGCCAGTTGGCCGACCGGCTGGTGGACGCCGGCATGGTGGTGCGCCAGCGCGATCCGCACGACGGCCGACGTAGTGTGCTGGCCCTGACCGAAGCGGGCGACCGCGCCTTGGGGACGCTCGGGCCGGTATGGCTCGCGATTCGCCGCGGCATGGCGGAATCCCTCGGTCCGAAGGGGGCGGCGCTGCTCGATGCCATCGACGGCTGCGAACAAGCGCTGGCCGAGCGGCCCCTGGTGCCCGCCATTCTCCGGCAGCGCGAGGCGCTGGCGAGCGTGCATGTGGACATCGTGCCGTTCGAGCCCGCGCTGAGCGAGCATTTCCGTCGGTTGAACCAGCAGTGGCTCGAACGTCATTTCCGGGTGGAGGAGGTGGACAGGGCGCTGTTTGCGGATCCGCAGGGAACCATCATTGCCCCCGGTGGGGCGATCTTCTTTGCGCGCTATGCCGACGAGATCGTCGGCACCTGCGCCCTCATCCACGAGGGGGAGGGCGTATACGAGCTGTCCAAGATGGGCGTGGACGAGAATTACCGCGGTCTCGGCGCGGGTCGCAAGTTGCTGGACGCGGCCATTGCGGAGTACCGCGCCCGTGGCGGGCGGGAGCTTTTCCTCGAATCCAACAGCCGGCTGCGTCGTGCCTTGGCCATGTACGAGCGCGCCGGATTCGTGCGCCAGCCGCAGGTCCGGCCCGGGTCGCACTACCAGCGTGCCGACGTCTACATGGTGTTCCGGGGCGCCTGA
- a CDS encoding PA2169 family four-helix-bundle protein, which produces MERTSTRVVNGLIRRVIADRDLYLQAARGVREPGLKAILDESADALTAIAKELQGQVSAAGVRPATAGGPMSGVRRTIMEASVKLSHDPDVTYIRTLEQMERRLLDAFLRLESTSGDRAMVGRHIARLRLLHLDMTNLGSAAGR; this is translated from the coding sequence ATGGAACGCACTTCGACCCGAGTGGTAAACGGCCTCATCAGGCGCGTGATTGCGGACCGTGACCTGTACCTGCAAGCCGCCCGCGGCGTCCGCGAACCCGGTCTCAAGGCCATCCTGGATGAATCCGCCGATGCGCTCACTGCCATCGCGAAGGAGCTTCAGGGCCAGGTGAGCGCTGCCGGCGTGCGACCAGCGACGGCGGGCGGCCCGATGAGCGGCGTGCGCCGAACGATCATGGAGGCCTCGGTCAAGCTCTCGCACGATCCTGACGTGACCTACATCCGTACGCTGGAGCAGATGGAGCGTCGACTGCTAGACGCGTTCCTCCGGTTGGAATCCACCTCGGGCGACCGCGCCATGGTGGGTCGTCACATCGCAAGACTCCGCCTGCTGCACTTGGACATGACGAACCTCGGCAGCGCCGCGGGGCGCTGA
- the trpD gene encoding anthranilate phosphoribosyltransferase encodes MPMTPSEALQRTIEHREIFHDEMIELMHQIMRGDVSPLMTAAILTGLRVKKETVGEITGAARVMRELAAKVDAGPHPHFLDIVGTGGDGASSFNISTASMFVAAAAGARVAKHGGRSVSSKSGSADVLEALGARIDLLPAQVAVCMDETDIGFMFAPNHHPAMKVVSPVRREMGVRTIFNILGPLTNPAGAPNILMGVFHPDLVGIQVRVLQALGARHAMVVWGRDGMDEISLGAATLVGELRDGAVHEYEIEPEDFGLAMASSRNLRVEDSAESKAMLLDAISGVQGVPHDIVCLNAGAALYTADVTPTIQAGIELARATIASGAARAKMEAFVAATQRLGA; translated from the coding sequence ATGCCGATGACACCCTCCGAGGCGCTCCAGCGTACGATCGAGCATCGCGAGATCTTCCACGACGAGATGATCGAGCTGATGCACCAGATCATGCGCGGCGACGTCAGTCCGCTCATGACGGCCGCGATCCTCACCGGTCTGCGCGTGAAGAAGGAAACGGTGGGCGAGATCACCGGCGCCGCGCGCGTGATGCGCGAGCTGGCCGCCAAGGTCGACGCCGGTCCGCACCCGCATTTTCTCGACATCGTGGGTACCGGCGGCGATGGCGCTTCGTCGTTCAATATTTCCACCGCGTCGATGTTCGTTGCCGCAGCGGCCGGCGCGCGCGTGGCGAAGCACGGCGGTCGCAGTGTGTCGTCGAAGTCCGGCAGTGCCGATGTTCTGGAAGCGCTGGGCGCGCGCATCGATCTCTTGCCTGCGCAGGTCGCGGTCTGCATGGACGAAACGGATATCGGTTTCATGTTCGCGCCGAACCACCATCCGGCGATGAAGGTGGTCTCTCCCGTGCGTCGCGAGATGGGCGTGCGCACGATCTTCAACATCCTGGGTCCGCTGACCAACCCGGCCGGCGCGCCGAACATCCTCATGGGCGTGTTCCATCCGGACCTCGTCGGCATCCAGGTTCGTGTGCTGCAGGCCTTGGGCGCCCGTCACGCGATGGTGGTCTGGGGGCGCGACGGCATGGACGAGATCTCGCTCGGCGCAGCGACCCTGGTGGGCGAACTGCGCGACGGCGCCGTCCACGAATACGAGATCGAGCCGGAGGATTTCGGCCTGGCGATGGCATCGAGCCGTAATCTGCGCGTGGAGGATTCCGCCGAGTCGAAGGCGATGCTTCTGGATGCGATTTCCGGGGTGCAGGGCGTGCCGCACGACATCGTCTGCCTCAATGCTGGCGCGGCGCTCTACACGGCCGATGTCACGCCGACGATACAGGCCGGCATCGAACTCGCACGGGCCACCATCGCCAGCGGGGCGGCCCGTGCGAAGATGGAAGCGTTCGTGGCCGCGACGCAGCGGCTCGGCGCCTGA
- a CDS encoding anthranilate synthase component II, translating to MLLMIDNYDSFTFNLVQYLGELGQEVKVVRNDALTVADIRALAPSRIMISPGPGTPDDSGVSIAVLREMAGELPIFGVCLGHQAIGQVFGGKVIRAREIMHGKTSPVRHLGQGVFAGLPNPFEATRYHSLVVEKESVPDCLEVTAWTEREDGSIDEIMGLRHRTLDIEGVQFHPESILTQHGHDLLRNFLGMPLPLAA from the coding sequence ATGTTGCTCATGATCGACAACTACGACTCGTTCACCTTCAACCTCGTGCAGTACCTGGGCGAGCTGGGGCAAGAGGTCAAGGTGGTGCGGAACGATGCGCTGACCGTCGCGGACATCCGCGCGCTGGCGCCGTCGCGGATCATGATCTCCCCGGGGCCGGGCACGCCGGACGATTCGGGCGTCTCGATCGCGGTTCTCCGCGAGATGGCGGGCGAACTGCCGATCTTCGGCGTCTGCCTCGGGCATCAGGCCATCGGGCAGGTGTTTGGCGGCAAGGTCATCCGCGCGCGCGAGATCATGCACGGCAAGACCTCGCCGGTCCGGCATCTGGGGCAGGGCGTGTTCGCCGGCCTTCCGAATCCGTTCGAGGCCACTCGTTACCACTCGCTGGTGGTGGAGAAGGAGTCCGTGCCGGATTGCCTCGAGGTGACCGCCTGGACGGAACGCGAGGACGGCTCTATCGACGAGATCATGGGCCTGCGCCATCGCACGCTCGACATCGAGGGCGTGCAGTTCCATCCGGAGTCGATCCTGACCCAGCACGGGCACGATCTGCTGCGCAATTTCCTCGGCATGCCGCTGCCGCTCGCTGCGTAA
- a CDS encoding response regulator — MIGATSAAARNLSEIERCADRASGLYRAGNAMHPVIAARTARGVASVISEAIATVEMRNVLNDAVAHLRPRTNVYCNLRVARRVTHLMDGGRIIPPARKDMLLRTIIADDHPVVLMGTRAALEAAGDIEVVGEAANGDQLVDLLASRPCDVIVTDFSMPGGRHGDGLSLIDLIRRRYPRLPVVVLTMVNNAAVLQAMRARGALGLCDKRAPLKEVAVAVRHAAAGRAYLSETIRRQFDQAGVQSTADTARLSAREIEVVRLYVSGMSITQIADRLSRSVKTVSRQKRDAMRKLGIDHDSRLSEYARERGLSS; from the coding sequence ATGATCGGCGCTACGTCGGCTGCCGCCCGAAACCTCAGCGAGATCGAGCGGTGTGCTGACAGGGCGAGCGGACTTTACCGAGCCGGTAACGCAATGCACCCCGTGATTGCTGCGCGCACGGCACGGGGCGTTGCAAGCGTGATCAGCGAAGCAATCGCAACGGTTGAGATGCGTAATGTTCTCAATGATGCCGTGGCGCATCTTCGACCACGTACGAATGTTTACTGTAATCTCCGCGTTGCACGACGAGTAACACATCTCATGGATGGCGGGCGCATCATTCCGCCGGCGAGGAAAGACATGCTTCTGCGCACGATCATTGCCGACGACCATCCCGTAGTCCTGATGGGCACCCGTGCGGCGCTAGAGGCGGCAGGTGACATCGAGGTAGTGGGCGAGGCGGCCAATGGAGACCAACTCGTCGATCTGCTGGCGTCTCGTCCGTGCGACGTGATCGTGACCGATTTTTCGATGCCCGGCGGCCGACACGGCGATGGTCTTTCGCTCATCGATCTCATCCGGCGTCGTTATCCGCGCCTCCCCGTCGTCGTGCTGACGATGGTCAACAATGCCGCAGTGCTGCAGGCGATGCGCGCGCGTGGCGCGCTCGGTCTTTGCGACAAGCGCGCGCCGCTCAAGGAAGTGGCGGTGGCGGTGCGGCATGCGGCAGCCGGGCGTGCCTATCTCAGTGAAACGATCCGTCGGCAATTCGATCAGGCCGGTGTGCAAAGCACCGCCGACACGGCGCGATTGTCGGCGCGCGAAATCGAGGTGGTTCGTCTATACGTCAGCGGTATGTCGATTACGCAGATTGCCGATCGCCTGAGTCGTAGCGTCAAGACCGTGAGTCGGCAGAAGCGCGACGCTATGCGCAAGCTTGGAATCGATCACGACAGTCGCCTGTCGGAGTACGCCCGCGAGCGGGGCCTCTCGTCCTGA
- a CDS encoding DUF2884 family protein has product MRHALIAGTAALALTFAVLPAQAKNASFSTDSCKYDYSTPYDVDVTPAGLSFHRTDGVPSKIFVHDGAVRVDGKDVAVSRGDAESLRRYEEGVRRLVPQIAAIAREGTSIGFSAMTSVTMAFADGDQRSHLLEKLKRQQAEALRKIDEGIGAGHWSADRMAENVAGSVSDSVGELVGSVTSSAVTAALSGDSAKVAALEEKGRSLDKAMDREMDKRSKALDERASQICPQLDALAELQKGWSVRLDDGKPLELMTIKPKQHDHDEDEHAEKKVASS; this is encoded by the coding sequence ATGCGCCACGCGCTCATTGCCGGCACCGCCGCTCTTGCCTTGACCTTCGCCGTGTTACCCGCGCAGGCGAAGAACGCGAGCTTCAGTACCGATAGCTGCAAATACGACTATTCCACGCCCTACGACGTGGACGTGACACCGGCGGGGCTCTCCTTTCATCGCACCGATGGGGTCCCGTCCAAGATATTCGTCCATGATGGTGCGGTGCGTGTAGACGGCAAGGACGTGGCAGTGTCGCGTGGCGATGCCGAGTCGCTGCGCCGTTATGAAGAGGGCGTGCGTCGCCTGGTACCGCAGATCGCGGCTATCGCGCGGGAGGGAACCAGCATCGGTTTCTCGGCCATGACCAGCGTGACCATGGCTTTCGCCGATGGCGACCAGCGTTCGCACCTCCTCGAAAAACTCAAACGTCAGCAGGCCGAAGCGTTGCGCAAGATCGACGAGGGGATCGGCGCGGGCCATTGGTCCGCCGATCGGATGGCCGAGAACGTCGCGGGTTCGGTGTCCGACAGCGTGGGTGAACTGGTGGGCTCGGTGACGTCCAGCGCGGTGACTGCAGCGCTGTCGGGCGATTCGGCGAAGGTGGCCGCACTGGAGGAGAAGGGCCGGTCGTTGGACAAGGCGATGGACCGCGAGATGGACAAACGGTCCAAGGCCCTGGACGAACGCGCCTCCCAGATCTGCCCGCAGTTGGACGCGCTCGCCGAGTTGCAGAAGGGCTGGTCCGTACGGCTGGATGACGGCAAGCCGCTGGAATTGATGACCATCAAGCCCAAGCAACACGACCACGACGAGGACGAACACGCCGAGAAGAAGGTCGCGTCGTCCTGA
- the trpC gene encoding indole-3-glycerol phosphate synthase TrpC, translated as MPDILHRILDRKLEEIAERSRRRTLDDLAARIADLEDTRGFVAAIDARLHDGNPAVIAEIKKASPSKGLIRADFDPATIARSYERGGATCLSVLTDADFFQGHEDFVKQARDACSLPILRKDFIIDEYQVYEARVIGADCILLIVAAFGNKEPDGDVIFDEERLTELSLLAAELDLDVLVEVHNEEELEIALGMPAPLIGVNNRNLRTFETSLGTSLKLKDRVGPETAIVAESGIHTTEDVRKLREAGIHTFLVGEAFMRAADPGAELHKLFGAQTPHAHHRHR; from the coding sequence ATGCCTGACATCCTTCATCGCATCCTCGACCGCAAGCTCGAAGAGATTGCCGAGCGCAGCCGCAGGCGTACGCTGGACGATCTCGCTGCGCGAATCGCCGATCTCGAAGATACGCGCGGATTCGTCGCCGCCATCGACGCGCGTCTGCACGACGGCAACCCGGCCGTCATCGCCGAAATCAAGAAGGCCAGCCCGAGTAAGGGCCTGATTCGCGCGGATTTCGATCCCGCCACCATCGCGCGCAGCTACGAGCGGGGCGGAGCCACTTGCCTCTCGGTGCTGACCGACGCCGATTTTTTCCAGGGTCACGAAGACTTCGTGAAGCAGGCGCGCGACGCCTGTTCGCTGCCGATCCTGCGCAAGGATTTCATCATCGACGAGTACCAGGTGTACGAGGCCCGCGTGATCGGCGCCGACTGCATTCTTCTCATCGTGGCGGCGTTCGGCAACAAGGAGCCCGATGGCGACGTCATCTTCGACGAAGAGCGCCTCACGGAACTCTCGCTGCTCGCCGCCGAGCTCGATCTCGATGTGCTGGTCGAAGTGCACAACGAAGAAGAGCTCGAGATCGCCCTGGGTATGCCGGCGCCGCTCATCGGCGTGAACAACCGCAACCTGCGTACGTTCGAGACCTCGCTCGGTACGTCGCTGAAGCTCAAGGATCGCGTCGGTCCGGAAACGGCGATCGTCGCCGAGTCCGGCATCCACACCACCGAAGACGTGCGCAAGCTTCGCGAGGCGGGTATCCACACCTTCCTCGTCGGCGAGGCGTTCATGCGCGCGGCAGACCCCGGCGCGGAGCTGCACAAGCTCTTCGGCGCCCAGACGCCGCACGCGCATCACAGGCATCGGTAA